One part of the Osmerus mordax isolate fOsmMor3 chromosome 18, fOsmMor3.pri, whole genome shotgun sequence genome encodes these proteins:
- the znf706 gene encoding zinc finger protein 706 has product MARGHQKIQSQQKNAKKQAEAKKAKGHDQKTAAKAALVFTCAVCRSQMPDPKTFKQHFESKHPKSPLPTELEGVEA; this is encoded by the exons ATGGCGCGTGGTCATCAGAAGATCCAATCTCAGCAGAAAAATGCCAAGAAGCAGGCTGAAGCCAAGAAGGCTAAAGGCCATGACCAGAAGACTGCTGCCAAGGCTGCCCTAGTGTTCACCTGTGCTGTCTGCAGG TCACAGATGCCAGACCCAAAGACCTTCAAGCAGCATTTTGAGAGCAAGCATCCCAAGTCCCCCCTGCCTACAGAGCTGGAGGGAGTGGAAGCAtaa
- the pabpc1b gene encoding polyadenylate-binding protein 1b isoform X1: MNPSAPSYPMASLYVGDLHQDVTEAMLYEKFSPAGAILSIRVCRDMITRRSLGYAYVNFQQPADAERALDTMNFDVIKGRPVRIMWSQRDPSLRKSGVGNIFIKNLDKSIDNKALYDTFSAFGNILSCKVVCDENGSKGYGFVHFETQEAAERAIEKMNGMLLNDRKVFVGRFKSRKEREAELGARAKEFTNVYIKNFGEDMDEEKLRDVFSQYGNAMSIRVMTDDSGKSRGFGFVSFEHHEDAQKAVDEMNGKEFNGKLIYVGRAQKKMERQTELKRKFEQMKQDRMTRYQGVNLYVKNLDDGLDDERLRKEFTPFGTITSAKVMMEGGRSKGFGFVCFSSPEEATKAVTEMNGRIVATKPLYVALAQRKEERQAHLTNQYMQRMASVRAVPNPVINPYQPAPPSGYFMAAIPQAQNRAAYYPTGQMAQLRPSPRWATQGVRPQHFQNMPGAMRPNVPRPQTFGSMRPTSQVPRMMSAQRLPAQAMGPRPINAAAAASAPVRGVPQYKYAPGVRNPQQHMNPQPQVAMQQPAVHVQGQEPLTASMLAAAPPQEQKQMLGERLFPLIQNMHPSLAGKITGMLLEIDNSELLHMLESPESLRSKVDEAVAVLQAHQAKETAQKTVPNSAGVPSV; this comes from the exons ATGAACCCGAGTGCTCCTAGTTACCCGATGGCATCTCTGTATGTTGGGGACCTGCATCAAGACGTGACCGAGGCCATGCTGTACGAGAAGTTTAGCCCCGCAGGGGCTATCTTGTCCATCCGTGTATGCAGAGACATGATCACTAGGCGTTCGCTTGGATACGCCTATGTAAACTTTCAGCAGCCAGCAGACG CTGAGCGTGCGCTAGATACAATGAATTTTGACGTGATCAAGGGTCGCCCGGTCCGTATCATGTGGTCCCAGCGTGACCCTTCCCTGCGCAAAAGTGGCGTCGGAAACATCTTCATTAAGAACTTGGATAAGTCTATTGACAATAAGGCCCTATACGACACCTTCTCCGCCTTTGGCAACATCCTCTCTTGCAAG GTGGTGTGTGATGAGAATGGCTCAAAGGGCTACGGCTTTGTGCACTTTGAGACTCAGGAGGCGGCGGAGAGGGCCATTGAGAAAATGAACGGCATGTTGCTCAATGACCGAAAAGT TTTCGTCGGTCGCTTCAAGTCCCGCAAAGAGCGCGAGGCTGAGCTGGGCGCCCGCGCCAAGGAGTTCACAAACGTCTACATCAAGAACTTTGGGGAGGATATGGACGAGGAGAAGCTGAGGGACGTGTTCAGTCAATATG GCAACGCCATGAGTATCCGAGTCATGACGGATGACAGTGGAAAGTCACGAGGATTTGGCTTCGTCAGCTTCGAGCACCACGAGGATGCTCAGAAG GCCGTAGACGAGATGAACGGGAAGGAGTTTAACGGCAAGCTTATCTACGTGGGCCGCGCCCAGAAGAAGATGGAGCGCCAGACTGAACTGAAGCGCAAGTTTGAGCAGATGAAACAGGACCGCATGACGCGCTACCAG GGGGTTAACCTCTACGTCAAGAACCTCGACGACGGCCTTGATGATGAGCGCCTCCGCAAGGAGTTCACCCCCTTCGGGACAATCACCAGCGCCAAAGTCATGATGGAGGGCGGCCGCAGCAAAGGCTTCGGCTTTGTGTGCTTCTCCTCCCCGGAGGAGGCCACCAAGGCGGTGACTGAAATGAACGGCCGCATCGTGGCCACCAAGCCCCTCTACGTGGCGCTGGCCCAGCGCAAGGAAGAGCGGCAAGCACACCTCACCAATCAGTACATGCAGCGGATGGCCAGCGTTCGCGCCGTGCCCAACCCAGTGATAAACCCCTACcagcctgctcctccctctgggTACTTCATGGCTGCCATCCCCCAG GCTCAGAATCGGGCTGCGTACTATCCTACAGGCCAGATGGCTCAGCTGAGACCCAGCCCGCGCTGGGCCACCCAAGGTGTCCGTCCTCAGC ACTTCCAGAACATGCCTGGTGCCATGCGTCCCAACGTCCCCCGTCCCCAGACCTTCGGCTCCATGAGACCAACCTCCCAGGTGCCCCGCATGATGTCTGCCCAGCGCCTTC CTGCCCAGGCCATGGGACCTCGTCCCATCAACGCAGCGGCGGCTGCCTCTGCGCCCGTGCGTGGCGTGCCCCAGTACAAGTATGCCCCGGGAGTCCGCAATCCCCAGCAGCACATGAACCCCCAGCCTCAGGTGGCTATGCAGCAG cctgCTGTCCACGTCCAGGGCCAGGAGCCTCTGACTGCCTCTATGCTCGCTGCTGCCCCACCACAGGAGCAGAAGCAGATGCTGG GTGAGCGTTTGTTCCCTCTGATCCAGAACATGCATCCCAGCCTGGCCGGTAAGATAACAGGAATGCTTCTGGAGATCGACAACTCGGAGCTTCTCCACATGCTGGAGTCCCCGGAATCTCTGCGCTCAAAG GTTGATGAGGCGGTGGCTGTGCTCCAAGCCCACCAGGCCAAGGAGACAGCTCAAAAGACTGTGCCCAACTCTGCTGGAGTCCCAAGTGTTTAA
- the pabpc1b gene encoding polyadenylate-binding protein 1b isoform X2, with protein MNPSAPSYPMASLYVGDLHQDVTEAMLYEKFSPAGAILSIRVCRDMITRRSLGYAYVNFQQPADAERALDTMNFDVIKGRPVRIMWSQRDPSLRKSGVGNIFIKNLDKSIDNKALYDTFSAFGNILSCKVVCDENGSKGYGFVHFETQEAAERAIEKMNGMLLNDRKVFVGRFKSRKEREAELGARAKEFTNVYIKNFGEDMDEEKLRDVFSQYGNAMSIRVMTDDSGKSRGFGFVSFEHHEDAQKAVDEMNGKEFNGKLIYVGRAQKKMERQTELKRKFEQMKQDRMTRYQGVNLYVKNLDDGLDDERLRKEFTPFGTITSAKVMMEGGRSKGFGFVCFSSPEEATKAVTEMNGRIVATKPLYVALAQRKEERQAHLTNQYMQRMASVRAVPNPVINPYQPAPPSGYFMAAIPQAQNRAAYYPTGQMAQLRPSPRWATQGVRPQHFQNMPGAMRPNVPRPQTFGSMRPTSQVPRMMSAQRLPAQAMGPRPINAAAAASAPVRGVPQYKYAPGVRNPQQHMNPQPQPAVHVQGQEPLTASMLAAAPPQEQKQMLGERLFPLIQNMHPSLAGKITGMLLEIDNSELLHMLESPESLRSKVDEAVAVLQAHQAKETAQKTVPNSAGVPSV; from the exons ATGAACCCGAGTGCTCCTAGTTACCCGATGGCATCTCTGTATGTTGGGGACCTGCATCAAGACGTGACCGAGGCCATGCTGTACGAGAAGTTTAGCCCCGCAGGGGCTATCTTGTCCATCCGTGTATGCAGAGACATGATCACTAGGCGTTCGCTTGGATACGCCTATGTAAACTTTCAGCAGCCAGCAGACG CTGAGCGTGCGCTAGATACAATGAATTTTGACGTGATCAAGGGTCGCCCGGTCCGTATCATGTGGTCCCAGCGTGACCCTTCCCTGCGCAAAAGTGGCGTCGGAAACATCTTCATTAAGAACTTGGATAAGTCTATTGACAATAAGGCCCTATACGACACCTTCTCCGCCTTTGGCAACATCCTCTCTTGCAAG GTGGTGTGTGATGAGAATGGCTCAAAGGGCTACGGCTTTGTGCACTTTGAGACTCAGGAGGCGGCGGAGAGGGCCATTGAGAAAATGAACGGCATGTTGCTCAATGACCGAAAAGT TTTCGTCGGTCGCTTCAAGTCCCGCAAAGAGCGCGAGGCTGAGCTGGGCGCCCGCGCCAAGGAGTTCACAAACGTCTACATCAAGAACTTTGGGGAGGATATGGACGAGGAGAAGCTGAGGGACGTGTTCAGTCAATATG GCAACGCCATGAGTATCCGAGTCATGACGGATGACAGTGGAAAGTCACGAGGATTTGGCTTCGTCAGCTTCGAGCACCACGAGGATGCTCAGAAG GCCGTAGACGAGATGAACGGGAAGGAGTTTAACGGCAAGCTTATCTACGTGGGCCGCGCCCAGAAGAAGATGGAGCGCCAGACTGAACTGAAGCGCAAGTTTGAGCAGATGAAACAGGACCGCATGACGCGCTACCAG GGGGTTAACCTCTACGTCAAGAACCTCGACGACGGCCTTGATGATGAGCGCCTCCGCAAGGAGTTCACCCCCTTCGGGACAATCACCAGCGCCAAAGTCATGATGGAGGGCGGCCGCAGCAAAGGCTTCGGCTTTGTGTGCTTCTCCTCCCCGGAGGAGGCCACCAAGGCGGTGACTGAAATGAACGGCCGCATCGTGGCCACCAAGCCCCTCTACGTGGCGCTGGCCCAGCGCAAGGAAGAGCGGCAAGCACACCTCACCAATCAGTACATGCAGCGGATGGCCAGCGTTCGCGCCGTGCCCAACCCAGTGATAAACCCCTACcagcctgctcctccctctgggTACTTCATGGCTGCCATCCCCCAG GCTCAGAATCGGGCTGCGTACTATCCTACAGGCCAGATGGCTCAGCTGAGACCCAGCCCGCGCTGGGCCACCCAAGGTGTCCGTCCTCAGC ACTTCCAGAACATGCCTGGTGCCATGCGTCCCAACGTCCCCCGTCCCCAGACCTTCGGCTCCATGAGACCAACCTCCCAGGTGCCCCGCATGATGTCTGCCCAGCGCCTTC CTGCCCAGGCCATGGGACCTCGTCCCATCAACGCAGCGGCGGCTGCCTCTGCGCCCGTGCGTGGCGTGCCCCAGTACAAGTATGCCCCGGGAGTCCGCAATCCCCAGCAGCACATGAACCCCCAGCCTCAG cctgCTGTCCACGTCCAGGGCCAGGAGCCTCTGACTGCCTCTATGCTCGCTGCTGCCCCACCACAGGAGCAGAAGCAGATGCTGG GTGAGCGTTTGTTCCCTCTGATCCAGAACATGCATCCCAGCCTGGCCGGTAAGATAACAGGAATGCTTCTGGAGATCGACAACTCGGAGCTTCTCCACATGCTGGAGTCCCCGGAATCTCTGCGCTCAAAG GTTGATGAGGCGGTGGCTGTGCTCCAAGCCCACCAGGCCAAGGAGACAGCTCAAAAGACTGTGCCCAACTCTGCTGGAGTCCCAAGTGTTTAA
- the rnf19a gene encoding E3 ubiquitin-protein ligase RNF19A: MNHQQPPHGASGSERDLHSAASSVSLPSGRKTPKKRRLSLHSLFGRRRRPERDPKRKSRALRGGGGVDGIASVESIHSSEAGHKGYAPPGVPSTSSSASSVSPSSTGDLLECPLCLLQHARERFPDIMTCHHRSCADCLRQYLRIEISESRVNICCPECSERYNPHDIRMILADRALMDKYEEFMLRRLLVADPDCRWCPAPDCGYAVIAFGCASCPKITCGREGCGTEFCYHCKQLWHPNQTCDAARLQRAQSLRLRTFRSSSLSYSQESGAAADDIKPCPRCAAYIIKMNDGSCNHMTCAVCGSEFCWLCMKEISDLHYLSPSGCTFWGKKPWSRKKKILWQLGTLVGAPVGIALIAGIAIPAMILGIPVYVGRKIHNRYEGKNISKHKRNLVIAGGVTLSAIVSPVVAAVTVGIGVPIMLAYVYGVVPISLCRGGGCGVSTGNGKGVRIEFDDENDMNVGSGVAATDTTSVAETRHNPSIGEGSVGGMTGSLSASSSHMERVGAMRDNLSENASTMALAGTSITGSLSGSAVVNCYNRLEVQADVQKERCSLSGDSATVSLGTNSDNASTRAMAGSILNAYMPLDRDGGSNLEGQVDLEGQVDLEGQVDLEGKQERKLRHPSTSSSLDDASSNGPGGACPPGCPHDPSCRWTKESSTCSGGKKSKGKHRKKCGGGSKIEETREDVEARLLEQRSTNSSEFDSPSLSGSLPSVADSHCSHLSEFSCSDHEFPRPLPPSLEPYPRLPIAPPDAGVTLLAEVENDRLETFPVLRGGPTSPSPPPLPGYPEGVGGTLLFIAEENIGLIWDSEPLDSLVLEEDLKENNNNDTTTASVVHQQPASPARSGCIQTNI, translated from the exons atgaaccACCAGCAGCCTCCCCACGGCGCCTCGGGGTCCGAGCGCGACCTCCACTCGGCCGCCTCGTCCGTCAGTCTGCCCTCCGGCCGAAAGACGCCCAAGAAGAGacgcctctccctccactcgcTCTTCGGGCGGCGGCGGCGCCCCGAGCGTGACCCCAAGCGCAAGTCCCGCGCCCTCCGCGGCGGAGGCGGGGTCGACGGGATCGCCAGCGTGGAGAGCATCCACTCCTCCGAGGCGGGCCACAAGGGTTACGCTCCCCCGGGGGTCCCCTCCacgtcctcctccgcctcctccgtgTCTCCGTCCTCGACCGGCGACCTGCTGGAGTGCCCGCTGTGCCTGCTGCAGCACGCCCGCGAGCGCTTCCCCGACATCATGACGTGCCACCACCGCTCGTGCGCCGACTGCCTGCGCCAGTACCTGCGCATCGAGATCTCCGAGAGCCGCGTCAACATCTGCTGCCCGGAGTGCTCGGAGCGCTACAACCCCCACGACATCCGCATGATCCTGGCCGACCGCGCCCTCATGGACAAGTACGAGGAGTTCATGCTGCGCCGCTTGCTGGTCGCCGACCCCGACTGCCGCTGGTGCCCCGCCCCCGACTGCGG GTATGCAGTCATTGCCTTTGGCTGCGCCAGCTGCCCCAAAATCACGTGTGGCCGCGAGGGCTGCGGCACAGAGTTCTGCTACCACTGCAAGCAGCTGTGGCACCCCAACCAGACGTGTGACGCCGCCCGCCTGCAGAGGGCCCAGAGCCTCAGACTGAGGACCTTCAgatcctcctccctcagctaCAGCCAGGAGAGCGGGGCCGCAG CTGATGACATCAAACCCTGCCCGCGCTGCGCTGCCTACATCATCAAGATGAACGACGGCAGCTGTAATCACATGACCTGCGCCGTGTGCGGCAGCGAGTTCTGCTGGCTGTGCATGAAGGAGATCTCTGACCTGCACTATCTGAG tcccTCAGGCTGTACCTTCTGGGGCAAGAAGCCGTggagcaggaagaagaagatCCTGTGGCAGCTGGGCACGCTGGTGGGCGCACCCGTGGGCATCGCCCTCATCGCCGGCATCGCCATCCCCGCCATGATCCTCGGGATTCCCGTTTACGTGGGGAGGAAG ATTCATAATCGCTATGAGGGCAAGAACATCTCCAAACACAAGAGAAACCTGGTGATAGCGGGTGGTGTGACCCTGTCTGCCATAGTGTCACCAGTGGTGGCAGCCGTCACCGTCG GTATCGGTGTACCCATCATGCTGGCGTACGTGTATGGCGTGGTGCCCATCTCGCTGTGTCGCGGTGGCGGGTGCGGCGTCTCCACCGGCAATGGCAAAGGAGTTCGCATCGAGTTTGATGACGAAAATGACATGAACGTGGGCAGCGGGGTGGCAGCCACCG ATACCACCTCCGTCGCAGAGACGAGGCACAACCCGAGCATAGGGGAGGGCAGCGTGGGGGGCATGACGGGCAGCCTCAGCGCCAGCAGCAGCCACATGGAGCGCGTGGGAGCCATGCGGGACAACCTGAGTGAGAACGCCAGCACCATGGCCCTGGCCGGGACCAGCATTACCGGCAGCCTGTCAGGCAGCGCCGTGGTCAACTGTTATAACCG GTTGGAGGTTCAGGCAGACGTGCAGAAGGAGAGGTGTAGCCTGAGTGGAGATTCAGCCACGGTCAGTCTGGGAACTAACAGTGACAACGCCAGCACAAGAGCCATGGCTGGTTCCATCCTCAATGCCTATATGCCTCTGGACAG AGATGGCGGCAGCAACCTGGAGGGCCAGGTGGACCTGGAGGGCCAGGTGGACCTGGAGGGCCAGGTGGACCTGGAGGGCAAGCAGGAGAGGAAGCTCCGCCaccccagcaccagcagcagcctGGACGACGCCAGCAGCAACGGCCCCGGGGGCGCCTGCCCCCCTGGCTGCCCTCACGACCCCAGCTGCCGCTGGACCAAGGAGTCGTCCACGTGCTCTGGCGGTAAGAAGAGCAAGGGCAAGCATCGGAAGAAATGCGGTGGCGGGAGCAAGATCGAGGAGACGCGGGAGGACGTTGAGGCCCGCCTGCTGGAGCAGCGCAGCACCAACTCCAGCGAGTTCGACTCGCCCTCGCTGAGCGGGAGCCTGCCGTCCGTAGCCGACTCCCACTGCAGCCACCTGTCCGAGTTCAGCTGCTCCGACCACGAGttcccccgccccctgccccccagcctggaGCCCTACCCACGCCTCCCCATCGCCCCTCCGGATGCAGGGGTCACCCTGCTGGCTGAGGTGGAGAACGACCGACTGGAGACCTTTCCAGTCCTGAGAGGTGGCCCCACctccccatcaccaccacccctccctggtTACCCAGAGGGGGTTGGTGGGACTCTTCTCTTCATTGCCGAGGAGAACATTGGGTTGATTTGGGACAGTGAGCCCCTTGACTCCCTGGTTTTGGAAGAGGACCTGAAGGAGAATAATAATAACGACACCACCACAGCATCTGTGGTTCACCAGCAGCCTGCAAGCCCAGCCAGGAGTGGCTGTATTCAAACGAATATTTag
- the spag1a gene encoding sperm-associated antigen 1A produces the protein MGNTQERPPGQGDGLGTKAEQTIPGNRTRSRAGSTEKPRAQRPPEKAATVANGNQKTAGQVGEKKSQDNKCRVAEDTSYLDAPAGALPPHLARLKNEGNHLFKNGQFGDAVEKYTQAISGCSDAEVDSPEDLSILHSNRAACHLKDGNSVDCISDCTRALELHPFSLKALLRRAMAYESLERYRKAYVDYKTVLQIDTGTQAAHDSVHRITKMLIEQDGPNWRDQLPEIPLVPLSAQQHRQEKPHSAKLNEARAAQKEAKKQEACFTSFKQAGNDLVRKGHFQEALEKYNECLQIKPGECSILTNRAICYLRLDRCEEARQDCDSALQLEPTNKKAFYRRALAHKGLQDYLAATNDLQEVLQLDPHVQEAEQELEVVTGLFRQSLMDGATDKPRN, from the exons ATGGGGAACACACAGGAGAGGCCTCCGGGCCAAGGAGATGGACTGGGGACTAAAGCCGAGCAGACCATCCCAGGGAACAGAACACGTAGTAGGGCAGGCAGCACGGAGAAGCCCAGAGCGCAGAGACCTCCAGAGAAGGCGGCCACCGTGGCCAATGGAAACCAGAAGACGGCGGGTCAAGTTGGGGAAAAGAAAAGTCAAGACAACAAATGTAGGGTAGCTGAGGACACCAGCTACCTGGATGCCCCTGCAGGTGCCCTGCCACCCCATTTGGCACGCCTGAAAAATGAAGGGAACCATCTTTTCAAAAATGGACAGTTTGGAGATGCAGTGGAAAAATACACCCAAGCCATTTCTGGATGTTCTGATGCAG AGGTGGACAGCCCAGAGGACCTGTCTATCCTGCACTCCAACAGAGCTGCCTGCCACCTGAAAGATGGCAACAGCGTAGACTGTATCAGTGACTGTACCAG AGCTTTGGAGCTACATCCCTTCTCCCTGAAAGCCCTCCTGCGCAGGGCCATGGCCTATGAGTCACTGGAGCGCTACCGTAAGGCCTATGTGGATTACAAGACTGTGCTGCAGATTGACACAGGGACGCAGGCTGCCCATGACAGCGTTCACAG gatcACCAAGATGCTCATAGAGCAAGATGGTCCGAATTGGAGAGATCAGCTTCCAGAGATCCCCCTGGTCCCTCTGTCGGCCCAGCAGCACCGCCAAGAGAAGCCCCACAGTGCCAAGCTCAACGAGGCCCGTGCTGCACAGAAGGAAG CCAAAAAACAAGAGGCTTGTTTCACATCCTTCAAACAGGCGGGGAATGACCTAGTGAGGAAAGGCCACTTCCAGGAGGCCCTGGAAAAATACAACGAGTGCCTTCAGATCAAGCCCGGTGAATGTTCCATCTTGACAAATAG AGCCATCTGCTACCTGAGACTGGACCGCTGTGAAGAGGCTAGACAGGACTGTGACTCCGCCCTACAGCTGGAGCCAACCAATAAGAAGGCTTTCTACAGACGTGCACTGGCCCATAAGGGTTTACAG GACTATCTGGCTGCCACTAATGACCTACAGGAAGTGCTACAGTTAGATCCTCATGTCCAGGAAGCGGAACAGGAGCTTGAGGTTGTGACTGGCCTGTTTCGACAGAGTCTGATGGACGGTGCAACAGACAAACCCAGG AATTGA
- the polr2k gene encoding DNA-directed RNA polymerases I, II, and III subunit RPABC4, which produces MDPPKDVQPPKQQPMIYICGECHTENEIKARDPIRCRECGYRIMYKKRTKRLVVFDAR; this is translated from the exons ATGGATCCGCCTAAAGACGTGCAACCGCCAAAACAGCAACCCATGATATACATATGTGGAG AATGCCATACAGAGAATGAAATAAAGGCTCGTGATCCTATCCGATGCAGAGAGTGTGGATACAGAATCATGTACAAGAAGAGAACAAAGAGAT TGGTTGTGTTTGACGCACGGTGA